The following proteins come from a genomic window of Dreissena polymorpha isolate Duluth1 chromosome 1, UMN_Dpol_1.0, whole genome shotgun sequence:
- the LOC127851591 gene encoding uncharacterized protein LOC127851591 produces MLTMWRYLLLTLFGFSFESSDACCSPKQWSASIIDTVGEYNQGTDSASLAYVLRKYYYDGATDSIAYFEESSNTTFHAKTSTHVITNYQQGRRYIVLDNNCTVDVIKTQMPSACIPDNATHLGRHNYPAGVQVDMWFWEGKGEEGGRRLGVTVDTCLPLTEALLSTRSGRDFILRTSSYQNVTVGISDPTAFTIPTFCKTDA; encoded by the exons ATGTTGACGATGTGGCGTTATTTATTGCTTACTTTGTTCGGGTTTTCGTTTGAAAGCAGCGACGCTTGCTGTTCACCAAAACAGTGGAGTGCTTCTATAATTGACACAGTTG GGGAATACAATCAGGGTACAGACAGCGCATCGCTTGCCTATGTGTTGCGGAAATATTATTATGACGGCGCCACAGACAGTATTGCCTATTTCGAAGAATCGTCGAACACAACGTTTCACGCAAAGACATCAACACACGTGATAACCAACTATCAGCAG GGTCGGAGGTATATAGTTCTAGATAACAACTGCACCGTTGACGTCATTAAAACGCAAATGCCGTCTGCATGTATACCAG ACAACGCCACCCATTTAGGACGACACAACTACCCGGCTGGTGTCCAAGTCGACATGTGGTTCTGGGAAGGCAAGGGTGAAGAAGGAGGACGTAGACTTGGCGTAACCGTAGACACGTGCTTGCCATTGACGGAGGCGCTTCTGTCAACAAGGTCGGGGCGAG ACTTTATTCTGCGTACAAGTTCCTACCAAAACGTCACAGTGGGGATTTCGGATCCGACTGCATTCACTATACCAACTTTCTGCAAAACAGATGCATAA